A DNA window from Pseudodesulfovibrio thermohalotolerans contains the following coding sequences:
- a CDS encoding NAD-dependent succinate-semialdehyde dehydrogenase, protein MPLQSTNPMTGEVIETFEEWTPERTAAVVRSVAVGYETWKNTDFARRAECLVSLAGVLRSRADEFASVMAEEMGKPVSFGRAEVLKCAAVCEHYAERGGAMLAPEPVSGCGREAFVDFAPMGTVLAVMPWNFPFWQVLRVAAPTLMAGNTLVLKHASNVPRCALAIESAFRESAFPDNVFGTLLIGAGQVESVLDFDSIVGVSLTGSEGAGSKVAAAAGARLKKCVMELGGSDPFVVLADADVRKAAGVGALSRCANAGQTCIAAKRFIVHDAVYDEFVEALGAEMDALKMGDPMAEDTVIGPMSSFGLRADLQSQVERCAAAGGRVVKGGNPSEDGGAFYPPTIIVDAPFDAPVCREELFGPVALVFRATDEESAIAMANDTPFGLGGSVWTRDEARGLELARRIEAGAVVVNGLVRSDPLMPFGGIRRSGFGRELSSFGIREFVNIKSIIRD, encoded by the coding sequence ATGCCTTTGCAGAGCACGAACCCAATGACCGGCGAGGTCATCGAGACTTTTGAGGAATGGACGCCCGAACGGACGGCCGCCGTTGTGCGGTCCGTGGCCGTGGGCTACGAGACCTGGAAGAACACCGATTTTGCCCGGCGCGCAGAATGCCTGGTCAGCCTGGCGGGCGTGCTGCGGAGCAGGGCCGACGAGTTCGCCTCGGTCATGGCTGAGGAGATGGGCAAGCCCGTGAGTTTCGGTCGGGCCGAGGTCCTCAAGTGCGCGGCCGTGTGCGAGCATTACGCGGAGCGCGGCGGGGCCATGCTCGCGCCCGAGCCTGTTTCCGGCTGCGGCCGGGAAGCTTTCGTGGACTTCGCGCCCATGGGCACCGTCCTCGCGGTCATGCCTTGGAATTTTCCCTTCTGGCAGGTCCTGCGCGTGGCCGCGCCCACGCTCATGGCAGGCAACACCCTGGTGTTGAAGCACGCCTCCAACGTGCCCCGGTGCGCACTGGCCATTGAGTCCGCTTTCCGTGAATCGGCCTTTCCCGACAACGTGTTCGGCACCCTGCTCATCGGCGCGGGCCAGGTGGAGTCCGTTCTGGACTTCGATTCCATCGTCGGCGTGAGCCTCACCGGCAGCGAAGGGGCCGGGAGCAAGGTCGCGGCCGCTGCGGGCGCGCGTCTCAAGAAATGCGTCATGGAGCTGGGCGGCAGCGACCCCTTCGTGGTTTTGGCCGATGCGGACGTCCGAAAGGCCGCCGGTGTAGGCGCGTTGTCCCGTTGCGCCAACGCGGGCCAGACCTGCATCGCGGCGAAGCGGTTCATCGTGCACGACGCGGTGTACGACGAGTTCGTCGAGGCCCTTGGCGCGGAGATGGACGCGCTCAAGATGGGCGATCCCATGGCGGAGGACACCGTGATCGGCCCCATGTCCTCGTTCGGCCTGCGTGCCGACCTGCAAAGCCAGGTGGAGCGGTGCGCGGCTGCGGGCGGAAGAGTCGTGAAGGGCGGGAATCCGTCCGAGGACGGCGGGGCCTTCTACCCCCCGACTATCATTGTGGATGCGCCTTTTGACGCGCCGGTCTGCCGCGAGGAGTTGTTCGGTCCTGTGGCCCTGGTTTTCCGGGCAACGGACGAGGAGAGCGCCATAGCCATGGCCAACGACACCCCGTTCGGACTGGGCGGCTCTGTGTGGACCCGGGACGAGGCGCGGGGGCTGGAGCTGGCCCGTCGCATCGAGGCCGGGGCCGTGGTGGTCAACGGGCTGGTGCGCAGCGACCCGCTCATGCCGTTCGGCGGCATCAGGCGGTCCGGCTTCGGCCGCGAGCTTTCCTCCTTCGGCATCCGTGAATTCGTGAACATCAAGTCGATCATCCGCGATTAG
- the galE gene encoding UDP-glucose 4-epimerase GalE gives MKIKKVLVSGGAGYIGTHTCIELLAAGYEVICADNFSNSSPMAMERVEAITGRSIPVHRMDFCRLDEVEALFREESIEAAIHFAGHKAVGESVEKPLMYYENNLLSLINLCKVMGAAGRAKNIVFSSSATVYGLSDKLPLTEETPTCAYNPYGRTKLYIEEILKDLHAAEPDWNVSILRYFNPVGAHPSGLIGEDPSDTPNNLMPYISQVAVGRLEKLHVFGDDYDTPDGTGVRDFIHVVDLARGHVAALRKLEEDPGYMVHNLGTGKGCSVLELVSAFERVNNVPIPYEIVARRPGDVAANYASTDKARRELGWKATHGIKDMVRDTWNWQSKNPRGYADE, from the coding sequence ATGAAGATTAAGAAGGTTCTGGTCTCGGGAGGCGCAGGGTACATCGGCACCCATACTTGCATCGAACTGCTGGCCGCCGGATATGAAGTGATCTGCGCGGATAATTTCAGCAACAGTTCGCCGATGGCCATGGAGCGGGTGGAGGCCATCACGGGCCGGTCCATTCCGGTGCACCGCATGGACTTCTGCCGCCTGGACGAGGTGGAGGCCCTGTTCCGGGAGGAATCCATCGAAGCGGCCATCCACTTCGCCGGGCACAAGGCCGTGGGCGAATCCGTGGAAAAGCCGCTCATGTACTACGAAAACAACCTGCTCAGCCTCATCAACCTGTGCAAGGTCATGGGCGCGGCAGGCAGGGCGAAGAATATCGTCTTCAGCTCCTCGGCCACGGTTTACGGCCTTTCCGACAAGCTTCCCCTGACCGAAGAGACCCCGACCTGCGCCTACAACCCCTACGGCCGCACCAAGCTGTACATCGAGGAAATCCTCAAGGACCTCCACGCGGCCGAGCCGGACTGGAACGTGTCCATCCTGCGCTATTTCAACCCGGTGGGGGCGCACCCCTCGGGACTCATCGGCGAAGACCCGTCGGACACCCCCAACAACCTCATGCCGTACATCTCCCAGGTGGCCGTTGGACGGCTCGAAAAGCTCCACGTCTTCGGCGACGACTACGACACCCCGGACGGCACCGGCGTGCGCGACTTCATCCACGTTGTGGACCTGGCGCGCGGTCACGTGGCCGCCCTGCGCAAACTCGAAGAGGACCCCGGCTACATGGTCCACAACCTGGGCACGGGCAAGGGATGCAGCGTGCTGGAGCTGGTCAGCGCCTTCGAACGGGTCAACAACGTGCCCATCCCCTACGAGATCGTGGCCCGGCGTCCGGGCGACGTGGCCGCCAACTACGCCTCCACGGACAAGGCCAGACGCGAACTCGGCTGGAAAGCGACGCACGGCATAAAGGACATGGTCCGCGACACCTGGAACTGGCAGTCGAAAAACCCCAGGGGATACGCTGACGAGTAA